The genome window ATCCTTGCTCGTTATTGACGTCCGTGCCAGCCACCAACACGCCAAGACCGAACTGGATAGGGTTCGTCCCGCCGAGGCTCCCGGTCGGGCGACCAGCGCCGCGAATGGTTTGGGCCAACATGTCTTGGAACGTGACGCGGCTACCCTTGTAGGCGGTCGTGTTCACGTTGGCAACGTTGTTGCCGATGATGTTCATGCGCGTTTGTTGCGCTTTGATGCTGGCGACGCCAGCGAGCATTGCTTGTAGCATAGTGGTTCTCTGTTACTGTCCTAGGTTGGAAAGGGAACCGGGCTCGGCCATTCGGGCCTTGCGTTGCTCTCGAACACCGGGGTGTTCGATCCAGCGGTTTTCAGTTCTGTTTCCGGTCGTCGCTGGCGAGCCAGCTACAAATTGTTGGCGCTAAACGATGACGGCGCTATCGATGTTGGTAAACACGTTGTCCTTGAGTCCGGCCTTGTCCACGGCGGTGATGACCGTCCGGTTCTTGACCGAGACCACGAGGGCCACGTCGTCGACCATGACCAGCGATTCGCGCGCACCTTTGGCGGCGGCCTGATCCACCCCCTTCATCACTCGCTCCCATTCGCCTTGACCGAGTTCGATGTTGCGGCTCGCCAGACGGGTCTGGGCGTGGCCACTCACCTTGAGGCGGTCGGCAAGAAGGGATTGAAACTCGGCGCCTTGCTGAGCACGATCGACCGGCGTGGTCGGCGCACTTGTGGCCGGGGTGACGCCCCGGGTGGCCAGCATGTCGCTAAGTTTCGAGTTCTGAATCGGGTTACTCATGGTTAGTTGCTAAACGAAAGCACGTTCGAGAGCGAGACTTTGACGTTAGTTCCAAGACGATCCTTCATGGTCAGATAGACCGTGCCCTTTTCGAAAGACACCTTGTCCACCGTGCCATCAAATTCCAGCGGCGAGCCGTCGGCGTTCTTTTGCGTCGGGTGATAGGCAGTTGCCTTTTTGCCGATGAGGTTGGCCGCGCTGGCCGCATCCAGAATCTGCTGAACGCTCGACGAAACCGCCGAATCACCCACGGCGCGGATGTGTTCGGATTGGATTTCGACAATCCCGCCATTGCTTTCTTGCACTTGCAGGAAGCGGTCGCCGTTGCGGATGATGAGTCCCCGCACCACGCCTTGCACGTAGTCGGTGTCGCCAGCGGCGGCATTGGGTCGGGTGGCCGTAATGGATTTGCCGATCAGCTGGTTCGCCTGCGTAATCTCGTCGTTATTGGAGATTTTATCGAGGCCTTGAACCGTACCGAGCTGCGCCATTTGGGCGAAGAAGTCGCGGTCGTTCATGGGTTCCAGCGGGTTTTGGTTGGCCAACTGTGTGGTCAACAGCCGCAGGAACGTCTCCATGTTCAGTTCCGAGGTCTTGCGGGGAGTGGTCGCGCCGAAATACTGCGCGCCATTTACCGGGGTTACTGCGATGTCAGGCATGGTTGAGGTTCCCTAGATGAGGTAGTCGAGGCCCATGGACGTAGGCGAGGTATAAGCTCGGGCGACCGGGGCGAGGGCGTGGCTCGGAGGAGCGAAGTGTCGAGCCAGTTGTTGCTGGCGGGCGAAATCTTGGTGCGTCGCGGTTTGGTGCTGACCTTGCTGGTTGCCGGAATGGCCGCCGGTGCTCACGTTGAGCGAGCCCAGGCTAAGGCCGCGGCTCTCAACCTGCTGCACGAGTTGCTGCTTATTGCTTTCCAGCGACTGCGCGACTTGCTGATTGGTGGCCTGAATCTCGGTGCGGACCTGGCCGTTGTCAAGCTTCACGCTCATCGTGATCTGGCCCAATTCGCGCGGTTCCAGATGGATGGTCAACGCACCTTCTCGGCGAAACGCGAGGAAAGTCTCGGCGCGGTCCACGATTTGACGGTGCAGTTTGGCATCGTCAATCGGGGCTTGCGGCTTTTCCTTAGGCTGGCTCGCTTCGGTGCGCGTCGGCGCTACGCCTTCGCGGGTCGTCAAGTCAGCCTTTGGTTCGTCAACCGGCTTGGAATCCTTGCTTGTTTCCTTGGTTTCGAGGGTGAGGAGTCCGTCCTTAATTGGGGTGGTCTCGCTGCCCTTGAGTTGGAAAACTTCTTCCTTCGGCGCGTTGGCGGGTGCCTGCGGCTCCACGACCGGTTCCGGCGTGGGCTTGGCGGCCTTGGTCACGGTTTCGGTCACGGGTTGCGCTGGGACTTCAACACGCTCGATGGTTTCCGAGAAGCCGCTTTCAAAGGCGCGCTTCATATCCACGCGGTCGGCGAACGCGAACTTGCTCTTGGGCTTCGGTTGGGCGGCGACCACTGGCTCAGTCGGGGTGGTGACCTTGGCTTCGGCGGGTTGCTTGGGAGCAATCTCGTCCGTCGTGAACGTGATTTTCGCCGGATTCAAGGGCTCGCCGGTGAGCGGATGGCGCGGCACTTCTGCGGATTGCTCCACCTTCGTCGGGTTCAGAAAGTCGAGTTGCTCGCTGGTCAGCAGCTGGGTGTCAGCCGACTGCTTGACGGTGCCAGGCGCGACCTGCAAGTCTTGCTCGGGCGTGGTGACTTCCACCTTGGCATCGGCCTTTGGCGCGAGGTCGTATTCGGCGAACTCGCGGCTCGGGGCGAACACGGGCTCTTCATCCGGGGCTACGGCACCCACGGTTTCGACCTTGGCTTCCGGCTCATCGGTGGCCACGATCGCAGCTGACGGAACGAACTGCGGCGGCACCGCATAGGCGAGAACCTCGGCGGTAAGCGCGGGCTCGACCTCGTCGTCGCCATCGGTCTGCGGGCGGCAGTCCGTGTGAGCGGCGTTTCGTGGTTCGATCGGGAGGTCCAGCGGCTGGGTTTCGGTTGCATTCGGCAATTCGATGTGCGCTTCCTCGATCGTCAGGTTGATCGGAGGGCCGGGTGGTCCCGGGTCTGGAACATCGGGCGGCGTGGTGAGCGCCTGTTCCAAGAGACCCGCAAACTCCGGGGCCAGGTCCGGCGAGACTGCCGGCGCGCCAAACTGCGCTCCGGTTTCCGCGGGAACTGCTCCTAGTTGAAGTAGCGACTCGATCTGCATAGTGCCATTTGTGTTGTTGGCAAGATGCCGATTTCCTTCAGGGGGAAAATCGCTCTCCTCAAGTAGCGCTTGAGGTTTTGAGGCGGACTAGGCTGGATCCGGGGAGGTTTCGCGCAGCCCCGAATCGC of Chthonomonas sp. contains these proteins:
- a CDS encoding flagellar hook-length control protein FliK produces the protein MQIESLLQLGAVPAETGAQFGAPAVSPDLAPEFAGLLEQALTTPPDVPDPGPPGPPINLTIEEAHIELPNATETQPLDLPIEPRNAAHTDCRPQTDGDDEVEPALTAEVLAYAVPPQFVPSAAIVATDEPEAKVETVGAVAPDEEPVFAPSREFAEYDLAPKADAKVEVTTPEQDLQVAPGTVKQSADTQLLTSEQLDFLNPTKVEQSAEVPRHPLTGEPLNPAKITFTTDEIAPKQPAEAKVTTPTEPVVAAQPKPKSKFAFADRVDMKRAFESGFSETIERVEVPAQPVTETVTKAAKPTPEPVVEPQAPANAPKEEVFQLKGSETTPIKDGLLTLETKETSKDSKPVDEPKADLTTREGVAPTRTEASQPKEKPQAPIDDAKLHRQIVDRAETFLAFRREGALTIHLEPRELGQITMSVKLDNGQVRTEIQATNQQVAQSLESNKQQLVQQVESRGLSLGSLNVSTGGHSGNQQGQHQTATHQDFARQQQLARHFAPPSHALAPVARAYTSPTSMGLDYLI